GGGAACTCAATGTCCTGCGGGTGACCAGTCCAGGAGTCCCGGGTCATCAGTCCATCCCGGGGGTAGAAGGGCCACAGGTCCACATGGAGGTGGTTGGTCTGACTGTACTGCACCCTGAAGAAGTCGCCCTCCACGGCCCGCTCCCACACAAAGCCCTCCTCATCCACCAGAGAGCCGTCGTGGGCCCCTTGCAGCTCTGGGCACAGGGCGACGTCCTCCAGGTAGATGCCAAGGTCCACGTCATAGTCCCAGGGGATGATGTCCCGATGGCGGGCGGCCCCCAGCAGGCTCCCCCCCTCCAGCCAGTACCGCACGTTGTTTGCCTCCAGGACCTTGATGACGTGGAGCGCTGTGATCCTGAGGGCCCGGAGGCAGCAGGGGGGGGTCCAGCGCCCCTCGTGCAGGTAATCCGGGGTTTCTCCAACCACAGTCCCAAAGCAGCGGGGCGTCTCCTTGGTGCAGCCAAACCAGCGCTCCCCCCCATCCAGTCCGCGCAGCAGCTTCACGCCCAGTGCCCGCATTGTGGCTGCCTCCTCTGCCCGCTCCGCCTGCTCTGCCTTCCAGCGGCCGTGGTCTGTGGCCGGGAACGGAGTGCGAGGAAACATGACGTCATCCATCACCTTCACCCTCCACCCACGCAGAGCCGCCTGAATAAATATGGCCGCCAGCAGGGGGCGGGAGAGAGGAAAGGGCAAGTCAAACAAGTCGCGGGAGCGCATGAGGAGGACTGCCGCTCCGGCCACCGCTCCGCAGGACTCTCCGCCGCCGGCCACCCGGTACTGTGCCGTCCATTCCCTCCGAGACACGTTCAGGCgcaggcagtgcaggggggcgccAGCTCCGGCCGCCACTAGTCTGACTCCGGGCGCAGCGTCGCGCAGTCCACGAGCCATCCGCTCCAGGAGATCAGGAGGATCCAGGGCACACCCGTCCGGTACCAGCGCCACCAGGCGGGTGTGAACATGGGACTccaggcgggcggcagcgctgGGCAGCTCCGGGGATGGGTGAAGCCTCAGCAGGGAAATGCCAGGGACCGGCGGGTACGGAGCCAACTCTGAAGCCACCAGGATCTGGAGTGCAGGGCGGGCGCGCAGGAAGGAGCGCTGTAACTCCGCCAGGCCATGCTCAAAGGGGCGGAACTCCCGCACAATGACAGTGATGCCCGCGGACAGAGAAGACGGGGGGCGCGGCTCCGGGCGGAGGCGCCAGGTGTAGTACAGAAGCagcaggttacacagcagagtcagggccagCAGGACGTGGCAGAGCGGGCAGCGCATCCTCAGCCTGGGGAGAGACAACATCAGAGGATGATgggggaggggcggtcatcaccagatctgtgggggaggggcggtcatcaccagatctgtgggggaggggcggtcatcaccagatctgtgggggaggggcggtcatcaccagatctatgggggaggggcggtcatcaccagatctgtgggggaggggcggtcatcaccagatctatgggggaggggcggtcatcaccagatctatgggggaggggcggtcatcaccagatctgtgggggaggggcggtcatcaccagatctatgggggaggggcggtcatcaccagatctgtgggggaggggcggtcatcaccagatctgtgggggaggggcggtcatcaccagatctgtgggggagggggggtcatcaccagatctatggggggaggtgcggtcatcaccagatctgtgggggaggggcggtcatcaccagatctgtgggggaggggcggtcatcaccagatctatggggggaggtgcggtcatcaccagatctgtgggggaggggcggtcatcaccagatctatgggggaggggcggtcatcaccagatctatggggggaggggcggtcatcaccagatctgtgggggaggggcggtcatcaccagatctatgggggaggggcggtcatcaccagatctgtgggggaggggcggtcatcaccagatctgtgggggaggggcggtcatcaccagatctgtgggggaggggcggtcatcaccagatctgtgggggaggggcggtcatcaccagatctgtgggggaggggcggtcatcaccagatctatgggggaggggcggtcatcaccagatctgtgggggaggggcggtcatcaccagatctatgggggaggggcggtcatcaccagatctatgggggaggggcggtcatcaccagatctgtgggggaggggcggtcatcaccagatctatgggggaggggcggtcatcaccagatctgtgggggaggggcggtcatcaccagatctgtgggggaggggcggtcatcaccagatctgtgggggaggggcggtcatcaccagatctatggggggaggtgcggtcatcaccagatctgtgggggaggggcggtcatcaccagatctatgggggaggggcggtcatcaccagatctatggggggaggggcggtcatcaccagatctgtgggggaggggcggtca
The Bufo bufo chromosome 8, aBufBuf1.1, whole genome shotgun sequence genome window above contains:
- the LOC121009294 gene encoding fukutin-related protein; translation: MRCPLCHVLLALTLLCNLLLLYYTWRLRPEPRPPSSLSAGITVIVREFRPFEHGLAELQRSFLRARPALQILVASELAPYPPVPGISLLRLHPSPELPSAAARLESHVHTRLVALVPDGCALDPPDLLERMARGLRDAAPGVRLVAAGAGAPLHCLRLNVSRREWTAQYRVAGGGESCGAVAGAAVLLMRSRDLFDLPFPLSRPLLAAIFIQAALRGWRVKVMDDVMFPRTPFPATDHGRWKAEQAERAEEAATMRALGVKLLRGLDGGERWFGCTKETPRCFGTVVGETPDYLHEGRWTPPCCLRALRITALHVIKVLEANNVRYWLEGGSLLGAARHRDIIPWDYDVDLGIYLEDVALCPELQGAHDGSLVDEEGFVWERAVEGDFFRVQYSQTNHLHVDLWPFYPRDGLMTRDSWTGHPQDIEFPERFLRPLQTLPFAGALVQAPNRHVELLKMKFGERAIEEPEYPNPALLRMGGAVRPERGLKGGRGRRTIGGAGR